From Mytilus galloprovincialis chromosome 9, xbMytGall1.hap1.1, whole genome shotgun sequence, the proteins below share one genomic window:
- the LOC143046317 gene encoding L-xylulose reductase-like, with translation MRVTETYNSLCLPVELRYFITMEVKLNGKRALVTGAGKGIGRGIVKRIAECGAETFALSRTQQDLDSLKAEVPNINIINIDLQDWDKTREEVSKIGHIDLLVNNAGVGCAFPFLDTPKEEIDRFYDVNVKAVFNVSQVIAKRMIEKGEGGSIVNISSILSRTAQPNTSAYSSTKGAVDNMTRCMALELGPHNIRVNSVNPTVVMTKMTEGHEHSVTNLLKRTPMGRFADIKDVVNAVVFLLSDESGMISGESLRVDGGLGVY, from the exons ATGCGTGTGACTGAAACATATAATTCGCTGTGTTTACCAGTTGAACTTCGATATTTCATCACAATGGAGGTCAAACTTAATGGCAAAAGAGCTCTCGTTACAGGGGCTGGTAAAG GAATCGGTCGAGGAATCGTCAAAAGAATAGCTGAATGTGGTGCTGAAACATTCGCGCTAAGTAGGACACAACAAGACCTTGATAGTCTTAAAGCAGAG GTACCAAATATCAACATAATTAACATAGACTTGCAAGACTGGGATAAAACAAGAGAAGAAGTTAGTAAGATCGGACACATAGACTTACTGGTCAATAATGCTGGTGTTGGCTGTGCATTTCCATTCCTTGACACACCAAAAGAAGAGATAGATAG GTTCTATGATGTCAACGTTAAAGCAGTGTTCAATGTTTCGCAG GTAATCGCCAAGCGCATGATAGAAAAGGGGGAAGGCGGCTCTATAGTGAATATTTCCAGTATACTATCAAGGACAGCTCAGCCTAATACCAGCGCTTATTCTTCTACAAAAGGTGCCGTCGATAATATGACCAGATGTATGGCTTTAGAACTTGGACCCCATAAT ATACGGGTCAATTCAGTAAACCCAACTGTCGTAATGACAAAGATGACGGAAGGACACGAGCATTCAGTGACAAACTTACTGAAGAGAACACCAATGGGGAGGTTTGCTG ACATAAAAGATGTTGTGAATGCCGTAGTATTCCTACTGAGTGACGAAAGTGGCATGATAAGTGGCGAATCTCTTCGTGTCGATGGAGGATTAGGAGTTTACTGA
- the LOC143046319 gene encoding kelch-like protein 12 translates to MTEVVDDNHSDSTVQNMLEAWEEGLYCDVTLKFGTKQITAHKIVLASLSDYFKNLFKYHNKQSDTHIEEYDLDPSMFKEDTLNQIIEYGYTGRIEIEVGFVQELLMAASFLQIKFVLTECEKFMTHNIETDNVIALVSFSNLFNLKRLLDAVCSFISKDFKDLINNGAFLKLSKDDFKTVLHNDILTVFDHNVPVENPELEILKLVGMYLSITSVSHFDFKASTVHELLGEIRFSDIHNPEDLKSVTDLYPILNCDLIQNAITAESNTKSDLLDRKFANCRKTLQTGRKGFACGGQEHHVLEKFSEAWEDGKDINDRPINFKLWIRRWDGRPVLGGIYVQYRSGKLLIYGEKPKLESIFVSEHEFSLEENEVITKINVRSGWMIDSLKFFTNFGREYGPFGGSGGSEITASSNNDGISYLHSFDGKVVMAQGYLGITCLKFVWVSYGENQCNEVTTDSDSWDASYDGSESD, encoded by the coding sequence ATGACAGAGGTGGTTGACGACAACCATTCTGATAGCACAGTACAGAACATGCTAGAAGCATGGGAAGAAGGATTGTATTGTGATGTTACATTAAAATTTGGAACAAAACAAATCACAGCACATAAGATTGTTCTGGCGTCATTATCTgactatttcaaaaatctttttaaatatcataataAACAAAGTGACACTCACATTGAAGAGTATGATTTAGATCCTAGTATGTTCAAAGAGGACACTTTAAATCAAATTATCGAATATGGTTACACCGGAAGAATTGAAATAGAAGTTGGATTTGTTCAAGAATTACTTATGGCAGCAAGTTTTCTGCAAATAAAATTTGTTCTAACCGAATGTGAAAAGTTCATGACTCATAATATCGAAACTGACAATGTGATTGCCTTAGTTTCTTTCAGTAATCTGTTTAATTTGAAACGTTTATTGGACGCAGTATGCAGTTTTATTTCGAAAGATTTTAAAGACCTTATTAATAATGGAGCATTTTTGAAGTTATCGAAAGACGACTTTAAAACAGTGCTACACAATGATATTCTGACTGTTTTTGATCATAATGTTCCTGTAGAAAATCCTGAACTGGAAATTTTGAAATTAGTTGGTATGTACCTTAGTATTACAAGTGTTAGTCATTTTGATTTCAAAGCATCAACCGTACATGAGTTGCTTGGTGAAATCCGTTTCAGTGATATACACAACCCCGAAGATTTGAAATCAGTTACCGATCTTTATCCGATTCTAAATTGTGATTTGATTCAGAATGCCATAACTGCTGAATCCAACACGAAATCAGATCTATTGGATCGCAAGTTTGCAAACTGTCGTAAAACGCTTCAAACTGGAAGAAAAGGTTTTGCTTGTGGTGGTCAGGAGCATCATGTTCTTGAAAAGTTTTCTGAAGCTTGGGAAGATGGCAAGGATATAAATGACAGACCTATAAACTTCAAGCTGTGGATAAGGAGGTGGGATGGTCGACCAGTACTAGGAGGAATTTATGTACAGTATCGAAGTGGGAAACTTTTAATTTACGGTGAAAAACCAAAGTTAGAATCAATATTTGTGTCAGAACATGAATTTTCACTGGAAGAAAATGAAgttatcactaaaataaatgttCGTAGTGGGTGGATGATTGACAGCTTaaaatttttcacaaattttggACGAGAGTATGGTCCATTTGGGGGCTCTGGTGGATCAGAAATTACTGCATCATCGAATAATGATGGAATAAGTTATTTACATTCCTTCGATGGAAAGGTCGTTATGGCCCAGGGTTATCTTGGAATTACGTGTTTGAAATTTGTATGGGTGAGTTACGGTGAAAATCAGTGTAATGAAGTGACCACAGACAGTGATAGTTGGGACGCAAGTTATGATGGATCAGAGAGTGATTAA